TAATGACAACCCCCTGGATATTGTATATGACAATATAAGCATATATCATCTACGATATATGTACGACGGATACTTACAGGACCACAGCTGATATGGACGGGACCttggtggtgtagtcactgaaaCAAACTATGTACTGATCTACGTCACCATAGAGTCTCGACACCTAATACTGTACACAGGTGGATAACATACACCGCAGGTTACCAGGTACCCCTACAGCCAAAACTGACCTTTAACCTCCAGCTTACACTCCACTAGTGCATCACCCAGGTCATTAATGGCCTTGCAGGAGTACATGCCCCCGTCGTAGGGGCTGGGTTTCCGGATCTCCAGGGTGCAGACCCCTTGGTTGCTAAACATGCGGTAGCGCGGATCGTCAATGATGGCTATCTTATTCTTCATCCAAATCACTTTGGGCTGAAGTCAAAAACAGAGAAGGTTAGCCCGTTTCCTAGAGAAGCCTCTAAAATATCAATACTCAATTAAGTCAGGGATGTTTCGCAAGTTACTACCCATAATGTTTATCAAGTAGTATAAAAGGCATCGCTACTGTATCATTAAAACATTTGTCAACTCAATATGTTGTAGTACATTATTTCAAAAGCAttcaatacattgcaatgttttACTGGTCTGTGGATTTGTACTATTTTCTCAGTGAGAGGGCCAATACACTGTTCAAGTTAGAGATAACCTAATCAAAACAGTGTATGAACAGTCATATCTTATAACCAAGAGTGCATTAATCAGATAAACCCTTATATTTACATAGTGCCCATGGTAATAAGGCACACGTGTTAAACAAATGTTGTCCTCTGTCTGTTTATTTAATCAGTTTTTTAACCTCTGAACAAAAAACTTCTGGCAGCTGACTAGAGATGTGTTGTTAGAGAGAGGATAGCTGTCAGGTGTAAAGGCTGCCGTGATTGAGAGGCGGTCAGAAAGAGCAGGCTGCAGGTGTAAAGCGTTCAGCATACAGCTTGAGGGCCTGGACCATTTGGACCTGGTCCATCCTGGAGGGGTATGGGGAACAGGCTGGAAGGGTATGGGGAACAGGCCGGAGGGGTATGGGGAACAGGCCGGAGGGGTATGGGGAACAGGCCGGAGGGGTATGGGGAACAGGCCGGAGGGGTATGGGGAACAGGCCAGAGGGGTATGGGGAACAGGCTGACTAAAGGCCTAAGATGACCCACTAGGCCAGGGCATTGGAAGTCCCAGCCTCAGGGCTTCAAGGCTGCACAGTCTTTGGGTTTGGCTCCTAATTCATCAATTCATGTCATTGATTGGCCAGAGTCAATAGAGAAGACATACTTGGTTTCCCATGTCTAAATCAATCACTAATTAATAGGCAGGACTGAACGTCAGCAGCAATGATACCACAACCATGTCTAGGAGTTTAGTTGGACAGAACATTCCCAGAGGGTTGGTGTAGGCACTGTCTAAGTACAGTCCTACACACCTACCCTAGCctgagtcccagatctgtttgtgccgtcttgccAACTCCAATTGCTGAAAtgtagttggcaagacagcacaaacagatctgggacccggGCTACACCTACCCGTGGGTTGGCGCGGACGCTGCAGTTGAGGGTGGCATTGTAGCCAGCGATGGCGAAGGTGTTGATGAGGGGCTGGGTGAACTTGGGAGGCTCTTTGAAGTCGTGGTCGATGTACTCTGGGTTCTTCAGTTGCATGCCtgcagagggaggaagggaggaagaatGGGGTTGTACATGATACAGGCGCTGAGCTGTATCATGGGGGAATTTCCCTTGTGATCATGATTGAAGGAGAGACAGTATTTTAATTCATCATCTGTGGTCATAAACTGCAACATCCACAttaacagtacagtacaatgaAACATGATATGTAGTGTATATGCCATCTCTGAATGAAAGCAACTGGTCCAATTctgtaaaaatgtatattttatcaCTATGTATCGTTACCTTTTGTGACAAAAGACAAAGAAGAAAATGAAAAAAGAAGTGACTGAGGTTCATGTCCATCTGCTTTTCGAACGAGTTGGTCCATAATATTAGAAAGTAGAGGGGGATGACATACTGGTCATATTTTTCATTGCTCTCCATACGGTATTCCCCCCCACAGAGGAGCTCACACATACCTTCTTTAACGATGAGGGCGCTGTCCTTGGTCTGGGTGGCACCCTCGCTCAGACCCACCATGTTCTCAGAGTAGATTCTGAAGTAGTACTCGTTCCCCACCACCAGCTCGGTGATGGTGATGCAGGTGCGGTGGTAGTGCTCAATACACGTGTACCACTCCTGTCACACAGAAAGCAGATTAGTTTAAACATACAGGGGATCACATTGATTAGCACAAACACCTGGATTCCATATGCATAGTACATACAGACGTAAATCTCTCCCTCATACTGattccatacagtacagtactaagTGATGCATTCAGCAGACTCATACCATGGTCTTCTTGTCTGCTTTCTGGATGGTGTAGCCTGTAATGGCGGCATTGCCATTGTCCTTTGGAGGGGTCCAGTCCAGAGCCACGTTTCCCCCCCAGACCTCATCTATCTTCACACACTGTGGAGGCCCTGGGAGGTCTGAGTGGAGAGATTAATCCGTTAACATCATTAACATCAGTATGGGTCTTATTGGAATGTTCTAGACATTAGCTGCTGTGAAAAATTTGGTAGGGAATAAAGGGCAGAACAACACTAAAAACATTCAACTCGATCAACTCTTtactctctacttcctgtttgattAAATCTGTAAAAATGACCGATACAAGTGCTTAATTGATCTATGCCTAAACAACTTTAACTGTAAGTGAGATCAGGATATCCTTCCTGTCAGTGTCCTTTGACCCACCTACTATCTGGATGTCTACGATGGCCGTGTCCACGTGGTTCTCCACCTCCACCTTCATATCGTACTTCCCAGAGTGCTTCCTCTCTGCTTTGCGGATGAAGATGATGCTGTCACAGTCTGTGTTGCGGATAGTGACCTGCGTGGGGTCCACCGTCTGACCCTCCTTCAGCCAGCTCACCTTTGGCCTGGGCTTACCCTACATGTCACATATCGCACAGGAGCATGAATCTAACTAAATATGATTTACTAAAGGGCTTTCACTGAAGGTAGTTGAGCCATTTTCTGTTATTGCCTTACCATGAATGGAATAACGAGATTGACGGCTTCTCCGACTTTACGAGTGTACGTCTGCTTCAAGTGACGGGGGATGCGGATCTTAGGTGGTTCTGGGAAGAGGACAGCTCAGATATGTGGGTGGAACGTGAtttccataaaaaaatatatacttaatcTATGGGggaatttttatttttatctacagtgcctttggaaattatctagacccattgactttccacattttgttacgttacagccttattctaaaacatttttttttttaaatgatcctcatcaatctacagtacacacaataccccataatgacaaagcaaaaactgttttttagaatttgttgctaatttataaaaataaataactgaaatattacatttacataagtattcagaccctttactctgtactttgtttgcagcgattacagcattgagtactcttgggtatgacactacaagcttggaacaTTTGTAGTTGGGGAGTTTcgcacattcttctctgcaaatcctctcaagctctgtcaggttggatgggaaacgttgctgtacagctattttcaggttgttgtcctgttggaaggtgaaatttcgccacagtctgaggtcctctgcgctctggagcaggttttcatcaaggatctctctgtactttgctccgttcatctttccctcgatcctgactagtctcccagtccctgctgctgaaaaacatccccacagcatgatgctgccacaaccatgcttcaccgtagggatggtgccaggttacctccagacgtgacacttggcattcaggcaaaatagttccatcttggtttcatcagagcagagaatcttgtttctcgtggtctgagagtctttaggtgccttttggcaaactccgagcaggctgttatgtgccttctactgagtagtggcttctgtctggccactttaccataaaggcctgatttgtggagtgctgcagagatggttgtccttctggaatgttctcccatctccacagaggaactctaaagctctgtcagactgaccatcgggttcttggtaacctccctgaccaaggcccttctcccccaattgctcagtttggccggacagccagctctaggaaaattcttggtggttccaaacttcttccatttaagaatgatggaggctactgtgttcttggggatcttcaatgctgcagacattttgtggtacccttcccagatctgtgcctcgacacaatcctgtctcggagctctactgacaattcctcgacctcatggcttggtttttgctctgacatgcactgtcaactgtgggaccttatatagacaggtgtgtgcctttccaaatcatgtccaatcaattgaacttaccacaggtggactccaatctagttgtagaaacatctcaaggatgatcaatggaaacaggatgcacctgagctcaattcagtgtctgaatacttatgcaaataaggtatttctgttttttatattaatacatttgcacatttttctaaaaacctgttttcgctttgtcattatggggtattctgtatACATTGctgattttttatattttttatccattttagaataaggctgtaacgtaacaaaatgtggaaaacgtcaaggggtctgaatactttctgaaggcactgtaaatcttTCATGAACACTTGTCCTTTGGACTTGTGTTTCAAATGTCATGTTCCTAGCCCTGTTGCTTAAGCCTtgctaataaaaaataaatacagacaTCAAAAAGAGAAGTGGAGAGTGGCTAGGACTCACCGATGACCTCTTTGACCAGGATAGAGTGCTGAAGTGTTCTGGGAGTGCTGGCGCCGGCAGCATTGATGGCCCTTACCCTTACCAGGATCTTAGCCTCTGGAGGGAGGCCAGTGATGGTGTACTTAGTCTTCTCTGTCAGCTCCTTATTGGTTACTCTCCAGTCATCAGCTGTGGAGAACATGTCCATAGACTTAACACAGCAGGTAATACTTATTAACAGGCCAGGAGTTTCTCCTGATCATGAAAAGTCAAGTGGGTTCTAGTTATAAAAGACAAAGTCTATTCGTTGACGGAGGCATGTCAATCGAATGCTTCTTACTTCCTTCGATGCAATACTCCACCAGGTAGCCGTCTAAGCCTGCAGCTCCGATGGTGTCTGGGGGACGCCACTTCATGGTCACCGTGGTGTCTGTGACATCATCCACCACCAGCATGGTGGGCTCGCTGGTCACCGCTGAGAGCAATCAGTGTGAGTGTTACAAAGGTTGAACTTCACACAAACATTTCCTTGCATGTATAGTATGTTTCATGCCTTGTCAAAAGTGGATCTCCAATTGCCATAAGAACAGTATGACGCATACAATGTAGTATACCTAAGAAACACCTCCATGCCCATGTAAGTGGGACGCCCCTCTAGCTGGCGCTGGTATGCCATCAATCTGTTCATCAGATCTCATTAGGGGCGGCTCTTAACGTCTATTCTTACATTCTGCATCAAGTTTAACTCCTATTGAACCCTGTGGGAGGCTGATCTCCTAAACCTATAAGCCCTAGATGATTTGGCAGCCATTATAAAGACATATTTAATATCTCCTAAAGCCCCGGCCACGTCCAGTGGAGGTCACAGTCAGAATGCGGAATGCTTGGAACGGTGAGGTATCAGAGGAACAGCTGCAAAGGGGAAGGGCAGCCCACGCAATGGCCTGCACTATCACACAGTATCACAGCACTGGCTATTTAATTTTTCTCCCACTATCGTGATATGATATAACCACAGGATAAACTGTATTGGCTTACATAAGAGGATAACGCCTTTGTACTGTAAGTGTCACCTCACTGGCTTTGCCACAAAGATTTACATTGCCAAGCGAACATCGCGTACTCAGAACTCACCCAGGGGTACAAAGGCTTTGGATGGCTCGCTGGGTTTGGACACGCCGATGGCATTGACAGCAAAGACGCGCACCTCGTACGGGACACCCTCAATCATCTTTTTAGGCTCAAATGTGGTCTCTTTGTTCAGGTCAAAGTTCAGCCTCATCCATCTGGAACTCTGCTTCTTTTTCCTTTCGATGAAGTAGCCTTTGGGGAAAAGCATTGTTCTatatcacatacacacaccacgaTGAAGTAGCCTTTGGGGAAAAGCATTGTTCTatatcacatacacacaccacgaTGAAGTAGCCTTTGGGGAAAAGCATTGTTCTatatcacatacacacaccacgaTGAAGTAGCCTTTGGGGAAAAGCATTGTTCTatatcacatacacacaccacgaTGAAGTAGCCTTTGGGGAAAAGCATAGTTCTatatcacatacacacaccacgaTGAAGTAGCCTTTGGGGAAAAGCATTGTTCTatatcacatacacacaccacgaTGAAGTAGCCTTTGGGGAAAAGCATAGTTCTatatcacatacacacaccagaaTATCCAACTTGTTAGCATaaaaccacccacacacacctacctaaGATGGGTGAGCCTCCGTCATAGATCGGGGGTTCCCATGTCATAGAGCACCAGTCTCCTCCCACCTCCGTGACTAGGGGAACTTCAGGAGGGTCTGGGATATCCACCACCTTGACTTTGACGCTAGCCTCTGCTTCCCCAGCCTCATTCTGCAGGACTATCTTGTAGTTTCCTGTGTCATCCTTCTCTGCGATGTCGATGGTGAGGCTGGTGTGGTCCGGAAAGGTTTCAGCTCGCACACGGTGGCCCGAGTCAAGGATTACCTACGATGGCAAATAGTAGATTGTACTGTACCCATACATTCAGTAtgcacagtcgtggccaaaagttttgagaatgacacaaatattcattttcacaaagtctgctgcctcagtttgtatgatggcaatttgcatatactccaaaatgttatgaagagtgatcagatgaattgcaattaattgcaaagtccctctttgccatgcaaatgaactgaatcgccccaaaaacatttccactgcatttcagccctgccacaaaaggactagccgaatacaggtgtgagtgttgacgaggacaaggctggagatcactctgtcatgctgattgagtttgaataacagactggaagcttcaaaaggagggtggtgcttggaatcattgttcttcctctgtcaaccatggttacctgcaaggaaacacgtgccatcatcattgctttgctcaaaaagggcttcacaggcaaggatattgctgccggtaagattgcacctaaatcaaccatttatcggatcatcaagaacttcaaggagagcggttcaattgttgtgaaggcggcttcagggcgcccaagaaagtccagcaagcgccaggaccgtctcctaaagttgattcagctgcgggatcggggcaccaccagtacagagcttgctcaggaatggcagcaggtaggtgtgagtgcatctgcacgcacagtgaggcgaagacttttggaggatggcctggtgtcaagaagggcagcaaagaagccacttctctctagGAAatacatcagggacagactgatattctgtaaAAGGTACAggtattggactgctgaggactggggtaaagtcattttctctgatgaatcaatccactttccgattgtttggggcatccggaaaaaagcttgtccagagaatacaaggtgagcgctaccatcagtcctgtgtcatgccaacagtaaagcatcctgagaccattcatgtgtggggttgcttctcagccaagggagtgggctcactcacaattttgcctaagaacacagccatgaataaagaatggtaccaacacatcctccgagagcaacttctcccaaccatccaggaacagtttggtgacaaacaatgcctgacaaaacatcgatattttgggtccatggccaggaaactccccagaccttaatcccattgagaacttgtggtcaatcctcaagaggcgggtggacaaacaaaaccccacaaatgctgacaaaatccaagcattgattatgcaagaatgggctgccatcagtcaggatgtggcccagaatttaattgacagcatgccagggcggattgcagaggtcttgaaaaagaagggtcaacactgcaaatatggactgcatcaacttcatgtaattgtcaataaaagcctttgacacttatgaaatgcttgtaattatacttcagtattccatagtaaaaccttacaaaaatatctaaagacactgaggcagcagactttgtgaaaatgaatatttgtgtcattctcaaaacttttggccacgactgtatactgTACTTCCGACAACAATTAAGCACAATGAAGCCTATTTTGACCCAGGTCAgcactcaccctctctcccttcatccacACCACTCTGGGTGCTGGTTCTCCACTGATGGGGATCTCCACACGGAGTTTATTTCCTGCCACAATGGTCACTGTGTTGTCAGGGAAGTTCAAGCTCTCCAGGTGCACCCTGGGAGGATCTGTAGGAACGGGACAAGGAAGAAAACAAGTAAGTGCGCTATAATATTCCTATCAACCCACGGATGGTTTTGTATCATTAAAATGACTGTACCAACGATATGAACTTTGGCACAGAGGCTCTGAGAGTATCCCTCTGGCACAAAGGTATAGTCCCCGGCATCGTGAATGGTGCTGTTCACAATTTCTAATCGGTGGTTCCTGTCAAAACAAGAAAACAAGTGAATACTGTAGGCTTGCTCCTGAGAAGACAGCTTAACCAATAAGAAACAAGACACTAGAGACAAGCAGGAGGACAGAGGGAAGGGCTAAGACCCTGAGTTTTTCTTGCTCAGGTTACATGGGCCTAATGATGAATCATGATTTGGGCCCAGAATATTTGCCTCTGCGACTTGACCAGGTATGAAACCCCCATGAACACAGGTTATGGGGCTGATGAGATGGGCGAGTGGGAGGGAGGTGACGTACTTGGCTCTTTGCAGGATGTTGATGCGGTCGTTGGACTGGATCAACTGTCCGTTCCTGTACCAGCGACCTGGAACATTCCCAGGGAAGATCTCACAGTGCATCTTCAGTGGCTGGCCCAAAAGCACTGTCATGTCCTGCAAATCTTGAATAATCTTCAGTGGCTTCACTGATGAAGGGAAGAACGGAAAGAAATAAGAGgatagaaaaaagtaaaaatagtCATCAATATAGTTGATCTACAGTTTCTCAGTAAGAGAGAAAGTGtgaggaaaagagagggaagtGAAATACACACATTCAACCTGGACTTTGGCTTCAGAGGTGCCCCCAGAGGCCATAAGGGAGAAGGTTCCAGTGTCCTCCTTTGAGGCATCGTCAATGATTAGCCAGTGTTTCAGCCCCTCAGACTTGACACGGTAGCGTGACCGGGGCCCGGTCGGTACCTCCACGCCATTCTTACACCTGAGGGGGAAGACAAAAGGTTAGAGGCTCAgaggcactcacacacacactaggacacaagggaaaacacacacacacacacacatatatatatacgggaaaaatacacacgcacacacacaaagggaaaaaaacacacacacagtgacacaagaggggaaaacacacacacagtgacacaagaggggaaaacacacacacacacacacacacacacacacacacacacacacacacacacacacacacacacacacacacacacacacacacacacacacacacacacacacacacacacacacacacacacacaaagtggacATGGCCCTACCATTTTACTTGAGCTCCTTCTTCAGACACTTCACACTCCAACTCAATCCTCTCGTTCACTGTCGTTTTCACCGCCTCAATCTCTTTAGTAATCTTCACTGGTAACTCTGCAGAAAGGTAAGATACAAATCATAAAATCATAGAGGGGCAGGCATCAATATAATTAGAAACAGTGGAGTGTGAAATTGTGGAGAGACCACATTCTGGTCCCACTAATTCCTCAAAGAGACATTAAaatgaagagagaaggatgatggAATAGAGAGGGGTACCTTTGACAAACAGCTCGGTGGTACACTTCTCTTCTCCCGCGGCTACGGAATAAGCAGCATCATCATTTAGGCCGCAGTTGTTAATGACCAGGATCCGCTGTGTGCCCTTTTGCTCAAAGATAAACCTATGCAGCAAgtgcatcaatcaatcaaatcactGGATATCCACATACTAtgactacagtggggagaacaagtatttgatacactgccgcttttgcaggttttcctacttacaaagcatgtagaggtctgtaatttttatcataggtacacttcaactgtgagagacggaatctaaaacaaaaattcagaaaatcacattgtatgatttttaagtaattaatttgcattttattgcatgacataagtatttgatcacctaccaaccagtaagaattccggctctcacagacctgtgagaagccctcctgttctccactcattacctgtattaactgcacctgtttgaactcgttacctgtataaaagacacctgtccacacactcaatcaaacagactccaacctctccacaatggccaagatcagagagctgtgtaaggacatcagggataaaattgtagacctgcacaaggctgggatgggctacaggacaataggcaagcagcttagtgagaaggcaacaactgttggcgcaattattagaaaatggaagaagttcaagatgacggtcaatcaccctcggtctggggctccatgcaagatctcacctcgtggggcatcaatgatcatgaggaaggtgagggatcagcccagaactacacggcaggacctggtcaatgacctgaagagagctgggaccacagtctcaaagaaaaccattagtgacacactacgccgtcatggattaaaatcctgcaacgcacgcaaggtccccctgctcaagccagcgcatgtccaggcccgtctgaagtttgccaatgaccatctggatgatccagaggaggaatgggagaaggtcatgtggtctgatgagacaaaaatagagctttttggtctaaacgctactcgccgtgtttggaggaagaagaaggatgagtacaaccccaagaacagcattctgcaaaggggacaggacgactgcaccgtattgaggggaggatggatggggccatgtatagcgagatcttggccaacaacctccttccctcagtaagagcattgaagatgggttgtggctgggtcttccagcatgacaacgacccgaaacacacagccagggcaactaaggagtggctccgtaagaagcatctcaaggtcctggagtggcctagccagtctccagacctgaacccaatagaaaatctttggagggagctgaaagtccgtattgcccagcgacagccccgaaacctgaaggatctggagaaggtctgtatggaggagtgggccaaaatccctgctgcagtgtgtgcaaacctggtcaagaactacagga
This is a stretch of genomic DNA from Salvelinus alpinus chromosome 11, SLU_Salpinus.1, whole genome shotgun sequence. It encodes these proteins:
- the LOC139533970 gene encoding myosin-binding protein C, slow-type-like isoform X7, whose product is MPEPTKKDEMPNGEKESVATDSSEAPMPTPEISLEVSPPPAVWSLGEGQAPEDLDKPVDTPPLSSLLIERPQGGSITVGGDISFVAKVEAQDLLRKPTIKWFKGKWMDLASKTGKHLQLKETFDRRTKIHTFEMHIIKAKDNYAGNYRCEVTYKDKFDSCSFDLEVKELEQSQSVDIRSAFKRSSEGHEDAGDLDFSGLLKHREPKQDETPEVDVWEILKSARPDQYEKIAFEYGITDLRGLLKRLKKTKKEEKKSEAFAKKLDPAYQVDKGGKIRLVVDLADPTVELKWYKNGQEIRPTPKFIFEQKGTQRILVINNCGLNDDAAYSVAAGEEKCTTELFVKELPVKITKEIEAVKTTVNERIELECEVSEEGAQVKWCKNGVEVPTGPRSRYRVKSEGLKHWLIIDDASKEDTGTFSLMASGGTSEAKVQVELKPLKIIQDLQDMTVLLGQPLKMHCEIFPGNVPGRWYRNGQLIQSNDRINILQRAKNHRLEIVNSTIHDAGDYTFVPEGYSQSLCAKVHIVDPPRVHLESLNFPDNTVTIVAGNKLRVEIPISGEPAPRVVWMKGERVILDSGHRVRAETFPDHTSLTIDIAEKDDTGNYKIVLQNEAGEAEASVKVKVVDIPDPPEVPLVTEVGGDWCSMTWEPPIYDGGSPILGYFIERKKKQSSRWMRLNFDLNKETTFEPKKMIEGVPYEVRVFAVNAIGVSKPSEPSKAFVPLAVTSEPTMLVVDDVTDTTVTMKWRPPDTIGAAGLDGYLVEYCIEGTDDWRVTNKELTEKTKYTITGLPPEAKILVRVRAINAAGASTPRTLQHSILVKEVIEPPKIRIPRHLKQTYTRKVGEAVNLVIPFMGKPRPKVSWLKEGQTVDPTQVTIRNTDCDSIIFIRKAERKHSGKYDMKVEVENHVDTAIVDIQIVDLPGPPQCVKIDEVWGGNVALDWTPPKDNGNAAITGYTIQKADKKTMEWYTCIEHYHRTCITITELVVGNEYYFRIYSENMVGLSEGATQTKDSALIVKEGMQLKNPEYIDHDFKEPPKFTQPLINTFAIAGYNATLNCSVRANPRPKVIWMKNKIAIIDDPRYRMFSNQGVCTLEIRKPSPYDGGMYSCKAINDLGDALVECKLEVKGGFTFSELMQRGVPLHLIDKYMSETKAVEQPEK
- the LOC139533970 gene encoding myosin-binding protein C, slow-type-like isoform X9; this translates as MDLASKTGKHLQLKETFDRRTKIHTFEMHIIKAKDNYAGNYRCEVTYKDKFDSCSFDLEVKELEQSQSVDIRSAFKRSSEGHEDAGDLDFSGLLKHREPKQDETPEVDVWEILKSARPDQYEKIAFEYGITDLRGLLKRLKKTKKEEKKSEAFAKKLDPAYQVDKGGKIRLVVDLADPTVELKWYKNGQEIRPTPKFIFEQKGTQRILVINNCGLNDDAAYSVAAGEEKCTTELFVKELPVKITKEIEAVKTTVNERIELECEVSEEGAQVKWCKNGVEVPTGPRSRYRVKSEGLKHWLIIDDASKEDTGTFSLMASGGTSEAKVQVELKPLKIIQDLQDMTVLLGQPLKMHCEIFPGNVPGRWYRNGQLIQSNDRINILQRAKNHRLEIVNSTIHDAGDYTFVPEGYSQSLCAKVHIVDPPRVHLESLNFPDNTVTIVAGNKLRVEIPISGEPAPRVVWMKGERVILDSGHRVRAETFPDHTSLTIDIAEKDDTGNYKIVLQNEAGEAEASVKVKVVDIPDPPEVPLVTEVGGDWCSMTWEPPIYDGGSPILGYFIERKKKQSSRWMRLNFDLNKETTFEPKKMIEGVPYEVRVFAVNAIGVSKPSEPSKAFVPLAVTSEPTMLVVDDVTDTTVTMKWRPPDTIGAAGLDGYLVEYCIEGTDDWRVTNKELTEKTKYTITGLPPEAKILVRVRAINAAGASTPRTLQHSILVKEVIEPPKIRIPRHLKQTYTRKVGEAVNLVIPFMGKPRPKVSWLKEGQTVDPTQVTIRNTDCDSIIFIRKAERKHSGKYDMKVEVENHVDTAIVDIQIVDLPGPPQCVKIDEVWGGNVALDWTPPKDNGNAAITGYTIQKADKKTMEWYTCIEHYHRTCITITELVVGNEYYFRIYSENMVGLSEGATQTKDSALIVKEGMQLKNPEYIDHDFKEPPKFTQPLINTFAIAGYNATLNCSVRANPRPKVIWMKNKIAIIDDPRYRMFSNQGVCTLEIRKPSPYDGGMYSCKAINDLGDALVECKLEVKGGFTFSELMQRGVPLHLIDKYMSETKAVEQPEK
- the LOC139533970 gene encoding myosin-binding protein C, slow-type-like isoform X4, with the translated sequence MPEPTKKDEMPNGEKESVATDSSEAPMPTPEISLEVSPPPADKDDDATTNTPSPPPPPEDANTAKKLSIELPMWSLGEGQAPEDLDKPVDTPPLSSLLIERPQGGSITVGGDISFVAKVEAQDLLRKPTIKWFKGKWMDLASKTGKHLQLKETFDRRTKIHTFEMHIIKAKDNYAGNYRCEVTYKDKFDSCSFDLEVKELEQSQSVDIRSAFKRSSEGHEDAGDLDFSGLLKHREPKQDETPEVDVWEILKSARPDQYEKIAFEYGITDLRGLLKRLKKTKKEEKKSEAFAKKLDPAYQVDKGGKIRLVVDLADPTVELKWYKNGQEIRPTPKFIFEQKGTQRILVINNCGLNDDAAYSVAAGEEKCTTELFVKELPVKITKEIEAVKTTVNERIELECEVSEEGAQVKWCKNGVEVPTGPRSRYRVKSEGLKHWLIIDDASKEDTGTFSLMASGGTSEAKVQVELKPLKIIQDLQDMTVLLGQPLKMHCEIFPGNVPGRWYRNGQLIQSNDRINILQRAKNHRLEIVNSTIHDAGDYTFVPEGYSQSLCAKVHIVDPPRVHLESLNFPDNTVTIVAGNKLRVEIPISGEPAPRVVWMKGERVILDSGHRVRAETFPDHTSLTIDIAEKDDTGNYKIVLQNEAGEAEASVKVKVVDIPDPPEVPLVTEVGGDWCSMTWEPPIYDGGSPILGYFIERKKKQSSRWMRLNFDLNKETTFEPKKMIEGVPYEVRVFAVNAIGVSKPSEPSKAFVPLAVTSEPTMLVVDDVTDTTVTMKWRPPDTIGAAGLDGYLVEYCIEGTDDWRVTNKELTEKTKYTITGLPPEAKILVRVRAINAAGASTPRTLQHSILVKEVIEPPKIRIPRHLKQTYTRKVGEAVNLVIPFMGKPRPKVSWLKEGQTVDPTQVTIRNTDCDSIIFIRKAERKHSGKYDMKVEVENHVDTAIVDIQIVDLPGPPQCVKIDEVWGGNVALDWTPPKDNGNAAITGYTIQKADKKTMEWYTCIEHYHRTCITITELVVGNEYYFRIYSENMVGLSEGATQTKDSALIVKEGMQLKNPEYIDHDFKEPPKFTQPLINTFAIAGYNATLNCSVRANPRPKVIWMKNKIAIIDDPRYRMFSNQGVCTLEIRKPSPYDGGMYSCKAINDLGDALVECKLEVKGGFTFSELMQRGVPLHLIDKYMSETKAVEQPEK